The following proteins come from a genomic window of Trifolium pratense cultivar HEN17-A07 linkage group LG4, ARS_RC_1.1, whole genome shotgun sequence:
- the LOC123923039 gene encoding uncharacterized protein LOC123923039: MENGNVGTNVMRNPEVSNSLPLAHRGNIAYWEFKVLDSTIELNGFLEIPKEYHYIFVDQSQNEIILADNDSKQTYVCDIIFTHQTNLEIVIGRGWLNYVRDVNLKAGDTLVFLLYENHPEKLHVCVVDRV; this comes from the exons ATGGAAAATGGAAATGTTGGTACTAATGTTATGAGAAATCCAGAAGTAAGTAATTCTCTACCTCTTGCGCATCGTGGAAATATAGCTTATTGGGAATTTAAGGTGCTTGATTCTACTATAGAATTGAACGGTTTTTTG GAAATTCCTAAAGAATACCACTACATATTTGTAGATCAAAGTCAAAATGAGATTATTTTGGCTGATAATGATTCTAAACAAACCTATGTCTGTGATATTATTTTTACGCATCAAACCAATTTGGAAATAGTAATAGGAAGAGGTTGGTTGAATTATGTTAGAGACGTTAATTTGAAGGCTGGAGATACATTGGTGTTTCTCCTATATGAAAATCATCCGGAAAAGCTTCATGTGTGCGTTGTTGATAGAGTTTGA